In the Kwoniella mangroviensis CBS 8507 chromosome 3, whole genome shotgun sequence genome, one interval contains:
- a CDS encoding mitochondrial 54S ribosomal protein uL13m, with the protein MSATKGKTALALTRVWHHTNAQDRVLGNLASRIAWVLMGKHKPTYDPAVDAGDYVVVSNASNVHLTGKKGTDKVYYSHTGYMGGLKAVPITRMRKRRPEEIIRRAVSGMLPKNTFRDRRLERLKIFAGPAPEVYVNNSLTTWRDQVGSNISQPGLAGGEASQASA; encoded by the exons ATGTCAGCGACGAAAGGAAAG ACCGCTCTCGCTCTTACTCGGGTCTGGCATCACACGAATGCTCAGGACAGGGTCCTTGGTAATCTCGCAAGCAGGATAGCGTGGGTGTTGATGGGGAAACACAAGCCAACGTATGATCCAGCCG TCGACGCAGGAGATTATGTTGTCGTTTCGAATGCATCGAACGTCCATCTGACAGGGAAGAAGGGTACCGATAAAGTCTATTACTCACATACCGGGTACATGGGAGGATTGAAAGCTGTCCCAATaacgaggatgagaaagaggaggcCAGAAGAG ATCATACGGCGAGCAGTATCGGGAATGTTACCAAAGAATACATTTCGGGATCGACGTCTGGAACGTCTGAAGATTTTCGCGGGACCTGCACCAGAGGTATACGTCAACAATTCCTTGACGACATGGAGGGATCAGGTAGGATCGAATATATCACAACCAGGACTGGCAGGAGGGGAAGCTTCACAGGCTAGCGCATAA